The following coding sequences lie in one Pontibacter sp. G13 genomic window:
- a CDS encoding DUF4345 domain-containing protein — MKVLILLNSIVFLMFGLGFVFLPETLSLFVTDSVPTTPSGLTDMRATYGGISIGFGILLGIMSRQSSLHALGTQAIVLVVGGMALGRTIGLIQDGSPNEMMYINLVLEIVIVIIGLGLLAKSRRTQAPK; from the coding sequence ATGAAAGTCCTGATCTTGCTCAATTCTATCGTATTCCTAATGTTCGGGCTGGGGTTCGTGTTCTTACCTGAAACGCTGAGCCTATTTGTCACGGATTCGGTACCCACTACTCCATCAGGCCTGACGGATATGCGCGCGACGTATGGGGGGATTTCGATCGGATTTGGGATCCTGTTGGGCATCATGAGCAGGCAGAGTTCCCTTCATGCATTGGGTACGCAGGCGATCGTTTTGGTGGTGGGCGGAATGGCACTTGGGCGAACCATTGGGCTGATTCAAGATGGCTCTCCCAATGAAATGATGTACATCAACCTTGTCCTCGAAATCGTGATTGTCATCATTGGATTGGGATTATTGGCAAAATCCCGTCGTACCCAAGCTCCAAAATGA
- a CDS encoding DUF6584 family protein translates to MTQAELNKRIKKITKKHDPAEALKRLYGYMYGYYGHSDLCTEIGNILIKQGELIKAGKYIFFKEHLTEQDLNILANYYQSFGNESINILRDLIGSVYRSPKYVSLAGKERMLFMLNELKQQNGHLPKFTLNWYRHFSK, encoded by the coding sequence ATGACCCAAGCAGAACTAAATAAAAGGATCAAAAAAATTACGAAGAAACATGACCCTGCCGAAGCCTTAAAGCGATTATATGGTTACATGTATGGCTATTATGGCCATTCGGATCTTTGTACTGAAATTGGGAATATATTGATCAAGCAAGGTGAGTTGATTAAGGCGGGCAAGTATATCTTCTTTAAGGAACACTTGACTGAACAGGACTTGAATATTTTAGCTAACTACTATCAATCATTTGGCAATGAATCAATTAACATCTTGCGAGATCTTATTGGAAGTGTTTATCGGTCTCCCAAATACGTATCCCTTGCAGGAAAAGAGAGAATGCTTTTCATGCTAAACGAGTTGAAACAGCAAAATGGTCATTTGCCAAAATTTACGCTGAATTGGTATAGACACTTCAGCAAATAA
- a CDS encoding alkaline phosphatase D family protein, producing MIISYRKILWVFFLLAIPHYSTAQNGHPNHVKPEDRICFALYTVHENTLKLTAQLYPIENFEPFEVILQIFENEKWITIDTTEIIYPGYTAPFRIENWDDTKEVKYRVVHNNQAFYDGLIRKNPMDNDEFVMASLSCNSVYPQHGGDISKEDIVDNLKRIQPDLLFFSGDQVYDHSEHLAYWLKFGRDFGDIIRSTPTICIPDDHDIGQANLWGESGKKESSRRGHLGGYYMPVEYIREVERAQTSHLPDPFDPTPIEQGIGVYYTDLNWGGISFAILEDRKFKSGLVDLATQNPEIFPEGPSEALFDPDVDARRLDISSAKLLGDRQLQFLEHWTTDWENATMKTVLSQTIFVQANNYTGKHDRPIINDFDTNGWPQAGRNRALSTIRKSFSPMIAGDQHLATVVQHGVQNWGDAGYSFASPAIANYWLRWWDPSEEGKNKAPDAPYYTGEFYDGFQNKMTVLAVANPSLEEIKEGGKLSTRVAGYGLVRYNKKDRTITFECWGRNIDITDPNSQQYEGWPITISQTDNFNIQDGYELPMLMISRENQVVTVRDSYTNEVMSSIRVNGKAYKPKVLNAGSYTLEVGEGISQKRIYGVMAKKRNTEKLKVELE from the coding sequence ATGATCATATCATATAGAAAGATTCTTTGGGTATTCTTTCTATTGGCCATCCCCCACTATTCAACGGCCCAAAATGGCCATCCGAATCATGTGAAACCTGAAGACAGGATTTGTTTTGCCCTCTATACAGTCCATGAAAACACGCTCAAATTAACGGCCCAATTATACCCGATTGAAAACTTTGAGCCTTTTGAGGTAATCCTCCAGATTTTTGAAAATGAAAAATGGATTACCATAGACACCACCGAAATCATTTATCCAGGCTACACGGCTCCATTCAGAATAGAAAACTGGGATGACACGAAAGAGGTGAAGTATAGGGTGGTGCATAATAATCAGGCATTTTATGACGGCCTAATCCGCAAGAATCCAATGGACAACGACGAGTTTGTCATGGCATCCTTGTCTTGTAATTCGGTATACCCTCAACATGGCGGCGATATTTCTAAGGAAGATATTGTTGACAATTTGAAAAGAATACAGCCCGATTTGTTGTTTTTTTCGGGGGACCAAGTATATGATCATAGTGAACATTTGGCTTATTGGCTAAAATTTGGTCGTGATTTTGGCGATATCATTCGCAGCACCCCTACTATCTGTATTCCGGATGATCATGACATTGGGCAAGCTAATCTTTGGGGAGAAAGTGGAAAAAAGGAAAGCTCGAGGCGCGGACATTTAGGCGGGTATTATATGCCTGTCGAGTATATCCGAGAAGTGGAAAGAGCTCAAACGAGTCACTTGCCAGACCCATTTGACCCTACGCCTATAGAACAGGGCATTGGCGTTTATTATACAGACTTGAACTGGGGAGGAATCAGTTTTGCTATTTTAGAAGACCGGAAATTTAAGTCTGGACTGGTGGACTTAGCTACACAAAATCCCGAAATTTTCCCAGAAGGTCCGTCTGAAGCGCTCTTTGATCCGGATGTAGACGCGCGAAGGCTCGATATCTCAAGTGCCAAATTATTAGGTGATCGGCAGTTGCAGTTCCTAGAGCATTGGACTACTGATTGGGAGAATGCAACGATGAAAACAGTTTTGTCCCAAACGATTTTTGTTCAGGCCAATAATTATACCGGGAAGCATGACCGCCCGATAATCAATGACTTTGACACCAATGGCTGGCCACAAGCTGGAAGAAACAGAGCTCTCTCCACCATCCGTAAAAGTTTTTCTCCCATGATTGCCGGGGACCAACATTTGGCCACTGTGGTGCAACATGGAGTACAAAATTGGGGAGATGCCGGGTATTCTTTCGCTTCTCCGGCTATTGCCAACTATTGGTTGCGCTGGTGGGACCCAAGTGAAGAAGGAAAGAACAAAGCGCCTGATGCCCCATACTACACGGGGGAATTTTATGATGGTTTTCAAAACAAGATGACGGTTTTGGCAGTGGCAAATCCAAGTTTAGAAGAGATCAAAGAAGGGGGAAAATTGTCAACTCGGGTAGCGGGCTACGGTCTTGTGAGGTATAACAAGAAGGACCGCACCATTACCTTCGAATGTTGGGGCAGGAATATAGATATAACGGACCCCAATAGTCAGCAATATGAAGGCTGGCCTATCACGATTTCACAAACCGACAATTTCAATATCCAGGATGGTTATGAATTGCCCATGCTAATGATATCACGGGAAAATCAAGTGGTTACGGTTCGAGATAGTTATACAAATGAAGTGATGTCATCCATTCGGGTGAATGGAAAAGCCTATAAGCCTAAAGTGCTAAACGCGGGAAGCTATACGCTTGAAGTGGGAGAAGGAATATCTCAAAAGAGGATATACGGGGTGATGGCAAAAAAGAGAAATACAGAAAAACTAAAGGTAGAGTTAGAGTAG